The proteins below come from a single Bacteroidota bacterium genomic window:
- a CDS encoding T9SS type A sorting domain-containing protein: MKKLLLSLAIIIGFFALPHSAGAQTFPPLPLVYGSSPFQDSLWAFDTTGSAYTVKVRMGPTLPGFTITGMNGLAFDPCGLKTYIILKVSGVTGRVLATIDLKTGVCTQIGNLGDKFSSITFDRTGQLYGVTGNGATVPETFFSIDKTTAATTMLTALGNGADGEVICYNYYDNMIYHWSGNGTLVYEKFSLTPPYTITGISGALGLSETFGALYLSPNRFLHSNISSAFHYLDTLGVYGGLLATNPDDIRGLVFPPAFAINTDTICAKESITVAATGLYLHKAYYYWGDGNGDTIVNGGATHQYNSFGNFTITVLLDDGYCTPDTAYTVNIRVNPLPNVGLSGNTSLCPGGSLLLTGSSGGTSQWYFNGILIPGASSHTYLADSAGTYNMTKTNTNGCVDSAALSLIVVDVTNPVVNLGPDTVICAGILLDAQNTGSSFSWNDLSTSQGLYADTTSLYWVVVTDTNGCTANDSVNVTVNPLPVVTYVELLDTVCLNAGDLTLTAGSPAGGVYTGTGVLNDTFNTITGGTGPNLITYTYTDGNGCVNSDASVIVVNALPEVAYVELQDTVCINEGNITLTAGTPTGGTYSGAGVTGSTFNTTTAGIGTFTITYNYTDGYGCSNSVTSQITVDPCSGIRENAATLRDYEVFPNPSTGIFNLQSVSGNGREVNISVYNSIGKLVYEALTNAAITGIDLRNLADGIYTISLRSAQSNKVIKVLKQQ; the protein is encoded by the coding sequence ATGAAAAAGCTTCTACTTAGCCTGGCAATAATAATTGGATTCTTCGCTCTGCCGCACAGTGCCGGAGCACAAACATTTCCACCGCTTCCTCTGGTATACGGCTCGTCTCCCTTTCAGGATTCTTTGTGGGCATTTGACACAACCGGCAGCGCATACACAGTGAAAGTGCGCATGGGACCAACGCTTCCCGGTTTTACCATCACCGGTATGAACGGGCTCGCCTTTGACCCCTGTGGTTTAAAAACGTACATAATCTTAAAAGTAAGCGGTGTTACAGGCAGGGTGCTAGCTACCATAGATTTAAAAACCGGGGTGTGCACACAGATAGGTAATTTAGGCGATAAATTCTCGTCTATTACATTTGACCGTACCGGCCAACTTTATGGTGTTACCGGTAATGGTGCTACTGTGCCCGAGACTTTTTTCTCTATAGACAAAACTACAGCTGCAACAACAATGCTTACTGCATTAGGCAATGGCGCCGATGGCGAGGTTATCTGTTACAACTATTATGATAATATGATCTATCACTGGTCGGGGAATGGCACCCTGGTGTATGAAAAATTCTCATTAACGCCTCCATACACTATTACCGGAATCTCTGGTGCGCTAGGACTCAGTGAAACCTTTGGTGCTCTTTACCTCAGTCCAAACCGTTTCCTTCATTCAAATATTTCGAGCGCTTTTCATTACCTTGATACATTGGGCGTATATGGCGGTCTTCTTGCTACAAATCCTGACGACATCCGCGGATTGGTTTTCCCACCGGCTTTTGCAATTAACACGGATACCATTTGCGCAAAAGAGTCTATAACGGTAGCTGCCACGGGTCTTTATCTGCACAAAGCATATTATTATTGGGGCGACGGCAATGGCGATACTATTGTAAACGGAGGCGCAACGCATCAGTATAATTCATTCGGAAATTTTACAATTACCGTACTGCTCGATGACGGTTATTGCACGCCCGATACAGCTTACACTGTGAATATTCGTGTGAATCCACTTCCAAATGTCGGACTTAGCGGCAACACTTCCTTATGCCCCGGCGGAAGTCTGCTTCTGACGGGTTCTTCAGGCGGTACCAGCCAATGGTATTTCAACGGAATTCTGATTCCGGGTGCCTCATCTCACACCTATCTTGCCGATTCGGCCGGTACATATAATATGACTAAAACCAATACAAACGGTTGTGTGGATTCTGCCGCTCTATCACTGATTGTGGTGGATGTTACCAATCCTGTAGTTAATCTTGGTCCGGATACTGTTATCTGCGCGGGCATTTTACTTGATGCTCAGAATACAGGCAGCAGTTTTTCATGGAACGATTTATCGACTTCACAAGGCCTCTATGCCGATACTACGAGCCTTTATTGGGTAGTGGTTACAGATACCAATGGCTGCACTGCAAACGACTCTGTAAATGTTACTGTGAATCCGCTGCCTGTGGTCACTTACGTTGAATTACTGGATACCGTTTGCCTGAATGCCGGCGACCTTACGCTGACTGCCGGTTCGCCTGCAGGTGGTGTTTATACCGGAACAGGAGTTCTCAACGATACCTTCAATACGATTACCGGTGGCACAGGCCCCAATCTGATTACTTACACTTATACCGACGGCAATGGCTGCGTTAATTCCGATGCTTCGGTGATTGTTGTCAATGCACTGCCTGAGGTAGCTTACGTTGAATTACAGGATACTGTGTGCATCAATGAAGGAAACATCACACTGACTGCCGGAACACCAACAGGCGGCACATACAGCGGAGCCGGTGTAACGGGCAGTACTTTCAATACAACAACAGCCGGTATTGGTACGTTTACCATTACTTATAATTATACCGATGGTTACGGCTGTTCAAACAGTGTAACATCGCAGATTACGGTTGATCCTTGCAGCGGAATACGCGAGAATGCTGCTACATTGCGCGATTATGAGGTGTTTCCAAATCCGTCAACAGGCATTTTCAACCTTCAGTCGGTAAGCGGAAATGGGAGAGAAGTAAACATATCGGTATATAATTCCATTGGAAAACTTGTTTATGAAGCCCTCACAAATGCTGCAATTACCGGGATTGACCTTCGTAATTTAGCCGATGGAATCTATACGATTTCACTGCGGTCGGCACAAAGCAATAAAGTAATAAAAGTGCTGAAGCAACAGTAG
- a CDS encoding J domain-containing protein translates to MLPDYYKILEVPVDATNEEIHRSYRMLAKKLHPDVNGSPDAELRIKTLNEAYQVLMHPLKRKKYDLLFTYAVWKDYRKYGTSSTRNPSWEQYNQRTGETPASERRKTPGMSRHSIRMMNNFIFYSVLVIVVAGIVFSVIDAVVNLHFQGLLFSAILVLMLYSVWSMVQIRK, encoded by the coding sequence ATGCTGCCCGACTATTATAAAATTCTTGAAGTACCTGTCGATGCAACGAATGAAGAAATTCACCGTTCGTACCGAATGCTTGCTAAAAAACTGCATCCGGATGTGAATGGCAGCCCTGATGCGGAACTTCGGATTAAAACGCTGAACGAGGCTTATCAGGTGCTGATGCACCCGCTGAAAAGGAAAAAATACGATTTGCTGTTTACCTACGCAGTGTGGAAAGATTACAGAAAATACGGCACTTCATCAACGCGCAATCCCTCCTGGGAACAATACAATCAACGAACCGGCGAAACACCTGCTTCCGAAAGGCGCAAAACGCCCGGAATGTCGAGGCATTCAATCAGAATGATGAATAATTTTATTTTCTACTCCGTGCTGGTAATTGTTGTTGCGGGAATTGTTTTTAGTGTTATAGATGCCGTGGTTAACCTCCATTTTCAGGGGCTTCTGTTTAGTGCCATCCTTGTCCTGATGCTATATTCTGTATGGTCCATGGTGCAGATTCGCAAGTGA